From Mauremys mutica isolate MM-2020 ecotype Southern chromosome 23, ASM2049712v1, whole genome shotgun sequence, a single genomic window includes:
- the RPS6KA1 gene encoding ribosomal protein S6 kinase alpha-1 isoform X4 — MPLAQLGDPWPNMELVQLDTENGQAAPEEGGRHPSKAKSDISWIEKDVVDSADKDEGIVKEINITHHVKEGSEKADPSQFELLKVLGQGSFGKVFLVRKITPPDNGHLYAMKVLKKATLKVRDRVRTKMERDILADVNHPFVVKLHYAFQTEGKLYLILDFLRGGDLFTRLSKEVMFTEEDVKFYLAELALGLDHLHSLGILYRDLKPENILLDEEGHIKLTDFGLSKEAVDHEKKAYSFCGTVEYMAPEVVNRQGHTHSADWWSYGVLMFEMLTGSLPFQGKDRKETMTFILKAKLGMPQFLSSEAQSLLRALFKRNPANRLGSGTDGAEEIKRHPFYSTIDWNKLYRREIKPPFKPAVARPDDTFYFDTEFTSRTPKDSPGIPPSAGAHQLFRGFSFVATGLMEDGMVKPTQAPLHSVVQQLHGKSLQFNEGYVVRETIGVGSYSVCKRCIHKSTNMEYAVKIIDKSKRDPSEEMEILLRYGQHPNIITLKDVYDDGKHVFLVTELMRGGELLDRILRQKCFSEREASSVLHTICKTVEYLHSQGVVHRDLKPSNILYVDESGNPESIRICDFGFAKQLRAENGLLMTPCYTANFVAPEVLKRQGYDEGCDIWSLGILLYTMLAGYTPFANGPSDTPEDILSRIGGGKFTLKGGNWDTVSEAAKDLVTKMLHIDPHQRLTAKQVLQHPWITQKDRLPQSQLSHQDVQLVKGAMVATYSAINSSKPSPQLKPIESSILAQRRVKKLPSTSL, encoded by the exons GCAAAATCGGACATATCTTGGATAGAGAAAGACGTTGTAGACTCAGCAGATAAG GATGAAGGTATCGTGAAAGAAATTAACATCACACACCATGTGAAGGAAGGCTCTGAGAAGGCTGATCCTTCACAGTTTGAACTTCTCAAAGTTCTGGGCCAAGGCTCTTTTGGCAAA GTCTTTTTAGTAAGAAAAATCACCCCACCTGACAATGGCCATCTCTATGCCATGAAGGTCCTGAAGAAAGCAACCTTGAAAG TGCGCGATCGCGTACGGACAAAAATGGAAAGGGACATCTTAGCTGATGTGAACCATCCCTTTGTGGTGAAACTGCACTATG CattccagacagagggcaagctCTATCTCATCTTGGATTTCCTGAGAGGAGGAGATCTCTTCACTCGGCTTTCCAAAGAG GTAATGTTCACTGAGGAAGATGTGAAGTTCTACCTAGCTGAGCTGGCTCTGGGGCTTGATCATTTACACAGCCTGGGAATCCTATACCGAGACCTCAAACCAGAGAA CATCCTCTTGGATGAAGAAGGACACATCAAACTCACAG ATTTTGGTTTGAGTAAAGAAGCCGTTGACCATGAGAAGAAAGCGTATTCCTTCTGTGGGACAGTGGAATATATGGCACCAGAAGTTGTGAATCGTCAGGGCCACACTCACAGCGCTGACTGGTGGTCATATGGTGTATTAATG TTTGAGATGCTCACTGGCTCCCTGCCGTTCCAGGGAAAAGACCGTAAGGAGACAATGACATTCATTCTCAA agcAAAGCTGGGCATGCCTCAGTTCCTGAGCTCCGAAGCACAGAGTCTCCTGCGAGCCCTTTTCAAAAGGAATCCAGCCAACAGATTAG GTTCTGGTACAGATGGGGCAGAAGAGATAAAGCGTCACCCTTTTTACTCCACCATTGACTGGAAT AAGCTATATCGCAGGGAGATCAAACCACCTTTCAAACCTGCAGTGGCCCGACCAGATGACACCTTTTATTTTGACACAGAGTTCACCTCTCGTACGCCAAAAG ACTCCCCTGGAATTCCCCCGAGTGCAGGGGCCCATCAGCTCTTCCGAGGGTTCAGTTTTGTGGCAACTGGATTGATGGAGGATGGCATGGTCAAACCCACCCAGGCACCTCTGCATTCTGTGGTACAG CAGCTGCACGGCAAGAGTCTCCAGTTTAATGAAGGCTACGTAGTGAGGGAGACTATCGGTGTGGGCTCCTATTCCGTGTGTAAACGCTGCATTCATAAATCCACCAACATGGAATATGCCGTCAAG ATCATTGATAAGAGTAAACGAGACCCTTCTGAGGAGATGGAGATCCTCCTGCGGTACGGGCAGCACCCAAACATCATCACACTGAAAGAT GTGTATGACGACGGGAAGCATGTTTTCCTCGTGACTGAGCTGATGAGAGGAGGAGAGCTGCTGGACAGGATCCTCAGACAGAAGTGTTTCTCTGAGCGGGAGGCCAGTTCTGTGCTGCACACGATCTGTAAAACTGTAGAGTATCTGCATTCTCAAGGG GTAGTTCACAGAGACTTGAAACCCAGCAACATTCTCTATGTGGATGAGTCTGGAAACCCAGAGAGCATTCGCATTTGTGACTTTGGCTTTGCCAAGCAGTTGAGAGCTGAGAATGGCCTTCTCATGACCCCTTGCTACACTGCAAACTTTGTGGCCCCTGAG GTACTAAAACGTCAAGGCTACGATGAGGGATGTGACATCTGGAGTTTAGGGATACTCCTCTATACGATGCTGGCAGG aTACACTCCTTTTGCAAATGGGCCCAGTGACACCCCAGAGGACATCCTGAGCCGAATAGGCGGAGGGAAGTTCACTCTGAAAGGAGGAAATTGGGACACGGTTTCTGAGGCAGCCAAG GATCTGGTAACAAAGATGCTCCATATTGATCCTCACCAGCGCCTGACAGCCAAACAAGTCCTGCAGCATCCCTGGATAACACAGAAGGATAGGttaccccagagccagctgagtCACCAGGATGTACAGCTTGTAAAG GGAGCCATGGTTGCAACATACTCTGCAATAAACAGCTCCAAGCCAAGCCCCCAGCTGAAGCCCATTGAGTCATCCATTCTGGCACAGAGGCGGGTGAAGAAGCTCCCCTCCACCTCACTGTAG
- the RPS6KA1 gene encoding ribosomal protein S6 kinase alpha-1 isoform X1, whose protein sequence is MERDPKLPRICAFLTLWLHRKHRAKPCSLQLPAPDQLSSSDEGIVKEINITHHVKEGSEKADPSQFELLKVLGQGSFGKVFLVRKITPPDNGHLYAMKVLKKATLKVRDRVRTKMERDILADVNHPFVVKLHYAFQTEGKLYLILDFLRGGDLFTRLSKEVMFTEEDVKFYLAELALGLDHLHSLGILYRDLKPENILLDEEGHIKLTDFGLSKEAVDHEKKAYSFCGTVEYMAPEVVNRQGHTHSADWWSYGVLMFEMLTGSLPFQGKDRKETMTFILKAKLGMPQFLSSEAQSLLRALFKRNPANRLGSGTDGAEEIKRHPFYSTIDWNKLYRREIKPPFKPAVARPDDTFYFDTEFTSRTPKDSPGIPPSAGAHQLFRGFSFVATGLMEDGMVKPTQAPLHSVVQQLHGKSLQFNEGYVVRETIGVGSYSVCKRCIHKSTNMEYAVKIIDKSKRDPSEEMEILLRYGQHPNIITLKDVYDDGKHVFLVTELMRGGELLDRILRQKCFSEREASSVLHTICKTVEYLHSQGVVHRDLKPSNILYVDESGNPESIRICDFGFAKQLRAENGLLMTPCYTANFVAPEVLKRQGYDEGCDIWSLGILLYTMLAGYTPFANGPSDTPEDILSRIGGGKFTLKGGNWDTVSEAAKDLVTKMLHIDPHQRLTAKQVLQHPWITQKDRLPQSQLSHQDVQLVKGAMVATYSAINSSKPSPQLKPIESSILAQRRVKKLPSTSL, encoded by the exons ATGGAGAGGGACCCCAAGCTTCCTCGCATCTGTGCCTTTCTCACACTGTGGCTGCACAGGAAACACCGAGCGAAACCTTGCAGCCTGCAACTGCCTGCCCCTGACCAGCTCTCCAGCTCG GATGAAGGTATCGTGAAAGAAATTAACATCACACACCATGTGAAGGAAGGCTCTGAGAAGGCTGATCCTTCACAGTTTGAACTTCTCAAAGTTCTGGGCCAAGGCTCTTTTGGCAAA GTCTTTTTAGTAAGAAAAATCACCCCACCTGACAATGGCCATCTCTATGCCATGAAGGTCCTGAAGAAAGCAACCTTGAAAG TGCGCGATCGCGTACGGACAAAAATGGAAAGGGACATCTTAGCTGATGTGAACCATCCCTTTGTGGTGAAACTGCACTATG CattccagacagagggcaagctCTATCTCATCTTGGATTTCCTGAGAGGAGGAGATCTCTTCACTCGGCTTTCCAAAGAG GTAATGTTCACTGAGGAAGATGTGAAGTTCTACCTAGCTGAGCTGGCTCTGGGGCTTGATCATTTACACAGCCTGGGAATCCTATACCGAGACCTCAAACCAGAGAA CATCCTCTTGGATGAAGAAGGACACATCAAACTCACAG ATTTTGGTTTGAGTAAAGAAGCCGTTGACCATGAGAAGAAAGCGTATTCCTTCTGTGGGACAGTGGAATATATGGCACCAGAAGTTGTGAATCGTCAGGGCCACACTCACAGCGCTGACTGGTGGTCATATGGTGTATTAATG TTTGAGATGCTCACTGGCTCCCTGCCGTTCCAGGGAAAAGACCGTAAGGAGACAATGACATTCATTCTCAA agcAAAGCTGGGCATGCCTCAGTTCCTGAGCTCCGAAGCACAGAGTCTCCTGCGAGCCCTTTTCAAAAGGAATCCAGCCAACAGATTAG GTTCTGGTACAGATGGGGCAGAAGAGATAAAGCGTCACCCTTTTTACTCCACCATTGACTGGAAT AAGCTATATCGCAGGGAGATCAAACCACCTTTCAAACCTGCAGTGGCCCGACCAGATGACACCTTTTATTTTGACACAGAGTTCACCTCTCGTACGCCAAAAG ACTCCCCTGGAATTCCCCCGAGTGCAGGGGCCCATCAGCTCTTCCGAGGGTTCAGTTTTGTGGCAACTGGATTGATGGAGGATGGCATGGTCAAACCCACCCAGGCACCTCTGCATTCTGTGGTACAG CAGCTGCACGGCAAGAGTCTCCAGTTTAATGAAGGCTACGTAGTGAGGGAGACTATCGGTGTGGGCTCCTATTCCGTGTGTAAACGCTGCATTCATAAATCCACCAACATGGAATATGCCGTCAAG ATCATTGATAAGAGTAAACGAGACCCTTCTGAGGAGATGGAGATCCTCCTGCGGTACGGGCAGCACCCAAACATCATCACACTGAAAGAT GTGTATGACGACGGGAAGCATGTTTTCCTCGTGACTGAGCTGATGAGAGGAGGAGAGCTGCTGGACAGGATCCTCAGACAGAAGTGTTTCTCTGAGCGGGAGGCCAGTTCTGTGCTGCACACGATCTGTAAAACTGTAGAGTATCTGCATTCTCAAGGG GTAGTTCACAGAGACTTGAAACCCAGCAACATTCTCTATGTGGATGAGTCTGGAAACCCAGAGAGCATTCGCATTTGTGACTTTGGCTTTGCCAAGCAGTTGAGAGCTGAGAATGGCCTTCTCATGACCCCTTGCTACACTGCAAACTTTGTGGCCCCTGAG GTACTAAAACGTCAAGGCTACGATGAGGGATGTGACATCTGGAGTTTAGGGATACTCCTCTATACGATGCTGGCAGG aTACACTCCTTTTGCAAATGGGCCCAGTGACACCCCAGAGGACATCCTGAGCCGAATAGGCGGAGGGAAGTTCACTCTGAAAGGAGGAAATTGGGACACGGTTTCTGAGGCAGCCAAG GATCTGGTAACAAAGATGCTCCATATTGATCCTCACCAGCGCCTGACAGCCAAACAAGTCCTGCAGCATCCCTGGATAACACAGAAGGATAGGttaccccagagccagctgagtCACCAGGATGTACAGCTTGTAAAG GGAGCCATGGTTGCAACATACTCTGCAATAAACAGCTCCAAGCCAAGCCCCCAGCTGAAGCCCATTGAGTCATCCATTCTGGCACAGAGGCGGGTGAAGAAGCTCCCCTCCACCTCACTGTAG
- the RPS6KA1 gene encoding ribosomal protein S6 kinase alpha-1 isoform X2 translates to MLRLLFRTKPRIQEAKSDISWIEKDVVDSADKDEGIVKEINITHHVKEGSEKADPSQFELLKVLGQGSFGKVFLVRKITPPDNGHLYAMKVLKKATLKVRDRVRTKMERDILADVNHPFVVKLHYAFQTEGKLYLILDFLRGGDLFTRLSKEVMFTEEDVKFYLAELALGLDHLHSLGILYRDLKPENILLDEEGHIKLTDFGLSKEAVDHEKKAYSFCGTVEYMAPEVVNRQGHTHSADWWSYGVLMFEMLTGSLPFQGKDRKETMTFILKAKLGMPQFLSSEAQSLLRALFKRNPANRLGSGTDGAEEIKRHPFYSTIDWNKLYRREIKPPFKPAVARPDDTFYFDTEFTSRTPKDSPGIPPSAGAHQLFRGFSFVATGLMEDGMVKPTQAPLHSVVQQLHGKSLQFNEGYVVRETIGVGSYSVCKRCIHKSTNMEYAVKIIDKSKRDPSEEMEILLRYGQHPNIITLKDVYDDGKHVFLVTELMRGGELLDRILRQKCFSEREASSVLHTICKTVEYLHSQGVVHRDLKPSNILYVDESGNPESIRICDFGFAKQLRAENGLLMTPCYTANFVAPEVLKRQGYDEGCDIWSLGILLYTMLAGYTPFANGPSDTPEDILSRIGGGKFTLKGGNWDTVSEAAKDLVTKMLHIDPHQRLTAKQVLQHPWITQKDRLPQSQLSHQDVQLVKGAMVATYSAINSSKPSPQLKPIESSILAQRRVKKLPSTSL, encoded by the exons ATGCTGAGGCTGCTCTTTCGCACCAAGCCAAGGATCCAGGAG GCAAAATCGGACATATCTTGGATAGAGAAAGACGTTGTAGACTCAGCAGATAAG GATGAAGGTATCGTGAAAGAAATTAACATCACACACCATGTGAAGGAAGGCTCTGAGAAGGCTGATCCTTCACAGTTTGAACTTCTCAAAGTTCTGGGCCAAGGCTCTTTTGGCAAA GTCTTTTTAGTAAGAAAAATCACCCCACCTGACAATGGCCATCTCTATGCCATGAAGGTCCTGAAGAAAGCAACCTTGAAAG TGCGCGATCGCGTACGGACAAAAATGGAAAGGGACATCTTAGCTGATGTGAACCATCCCTTTGTGGTGAAACTGCACTATG CattccagacagagggcaagctCTATCTCATCTTGGATTTCCTGAGAGGAGGAGATCTCTTCACTCGGCTTTCCAAAGAG GTAATGTTCACTGAGGAAGATGTGAAGTTCTACCTAGCTGAGCTGGCTCTGGGGCTTGATCATTTACACAGCCTGGGAATCCTATACCGAGACCTCAAACCAGAGAA CATCCTCTTGGATGAAGAAGGACACATCAAACTCACAG ATTTTGGTTTGAGTAAAGAAGCCGTTGACCATGAGAAGAAAGCGTATTCCTTCTGTGGGACAGTGGAATATATGGCACCAGAAGTTGTGAATCGTCAGGGCCACACTCACAGCGCTGACTGGTGGTCATATGGTGTATTAATG TTTGAGATGCTCACTGGCTCCCTGCCGTTCCAGGGAAAAGACCGTAAGGAGACAATGACATTCATTCTCAA agcAAAGCTGGGCATGCCTCAGTTCCTGAGCTCCGAAGCACAGAGTCTCCTGCGAGCCCTTTTCAAAAGGAATCCAGCCAACAGATTAG GTTCTGGTACAGATGGGGCAGAAGAGATAAAGCGTCACCCTTTTTACTCCACCATTGACTGGAAT AAGCTATATCGCAGGGAGATCAAACCACCTTTCAAACCTGCAGTGGCCCGACCAGATGACACCTTTTATTTTGACACAGAGTTCACCTCTCGTACGCCAAAAG ACTCCCCTGGAATTCCCCCGAGTGCAGGGGCCCATCAGCTCTTCCGAGGGTTCAGTTTTGTGGCAACTGGATTGATGGAGGATGGCATGGTCAAACCCACCCAGGCACCTCTGCATTCTGTGGTACAG CAGCTGCACGGCAAGAGTCTCCAGTTTAATGAAGGCTACGTAGTGAGGGAGACTATCGGTGTGGGCTCCTATTCCGTGTGTAAACGCTGCATTCATAAATCCACCAACATGGAATATGCCGTCAAG ATCATTGATAAGAGTAAACGAGACCCTTCTGAGGAGATGGAGATCCTCCTGCGGTACGGGCAGCACCCAAACATCATCACACTGAAAGAT GTGTATGACGACGGGAAGCATGTTTTCCTCGTGACTGAGCTGATGAGAGGAGGAGAGCTGCTGGACAGGATCCTCAGACAGAAGTGTTTCTCTGAGCGGGAGGCCAGTTCTGTGCTGCACACGATCTGTAAAACTGTAGAGTATCTGCATTCTCAAGGG GTAGTTCACAGAGACTTGAAACCCAGCAACATTCTCTATGTGGATGAGTCTGGAAACCCAGAGAGCATTCGCATTTGTGACTTTGGCTTTGCCAAGCAGTTGAGAGCTGAGAATGGCCTTCTCATGACCCCTTGCTACACTGCAAACTTTGTGGCCCCTGAG GTACTAAAACGTCAAGGCTACGATGAGGGATGTGACATCTGGAGTTTAGGGATACTCCTCTATACGATGCTGGCAGG aTACACTCCTTTTGCAAATGGGCCCAGTGACACCCCAGAGGACATCCTGAGCCGAATAGGCGGAGGGAAGTTCACTCTGAAAGGAGGAAATTGGGACACGGTTTCTGAGGCAGCCAAG GATCTGGTAACAAAGATGCTCCATATTGATCCTCACCAGCGCCTGACAGCCAAACAAGTCCTGCAGCATCCCTGGATAACACAGAAGGATAGGttaccccagagccagctgagtCACCAGGATGTACAGCTTGTAAAG GGAGCCATGGTTGCAACATACTCTGCAATAAACAGCTCCAAGCCAAGCCCCCAGCTGAAGCCCATTGAGTCATCCATTCTGGCACAGAGGCGGGTGAAGAAGCTCCCCTCCACCTCACTGTAG
- the RPS6KA1 gene encoding ribosomal protein S6 kinase alpha-1 isoform X3 — MERDPKLPRICAFLTLWLHRKHRAKPCSLQLPAPDQLSSSDEGIVKEINITHHVKEGSEKADPSQFELLKVLGQGSFGKVFLVRKITPPDNGHLYAMKVLKKATLKVRDRVRTKMERDILADVNHPFVVKLHYAFQTEGKLYLILDFLRGGDLFTRLSKEVMFTEEDVKFYLAELALGLDHLHSLGILYRDLKPENILLDEEGHIKLTDFGLSKEAVDHEKKAYSFCGTVEYMAPEVVNRQGHTHSADWWSYGVLMFEMLTGSLPFQGKDRKETMTFILKAKLGMPQFLSSEAQSLLRALFKRNPANRLGSGTDGAEEIKRHPFYSTIDWNQLHGKSLQFNEGYVVRETIGVGSYSVCKRCIHKSTNMEYAVKIIDKSKRDPSEEMEILLRYGQHPNIITLKDVYDDGKHVFLVTELMRGGELLDRILRQKCFSEREASSVLHTICKTVEYLHSQGVVHRDLKPSNILYVDESGNPESIRICDFGFAKQLRAENGLLMTPCYTANFVAPEVLKRQGYDEGCDIWSLGILLYTMLAGYTPFANGPSDTPEDILSRIGGGKFTLKGGNWDTVSEAAKDLVTKMLHIDPHQRLTAKQVLQHPWITQKDRLPQSQLSHQDVQLVKGAMVATYSAINSSKPSPQLKPIESSILAQRRVKKLPSTSL, encoded by the exons ATGGAGAGGGACCCCAAGCTTCCTCGCATCTGTGCCTTTCTCACACTGTGGCTGCACAGGAAACACCGAGCGAAACCTTGCAGCCTGCAACTGCCTGCCCCTGACCAGCTCTCCAGCTCG GATGAAGGTATCGTGAAAGAAATTAACATCACACACCATGTGAAGGAAGGCTCTGAGAAGGCTGATCCTTCACAGTTTGAACTTCTCAAAGTTCTGGGCCAAGGCTCTTTTGGCAAA GTCTTTTTAGTAAGAAAAATCACCCCACCTGACAATGGCCATCTCTATGCCATGAAGGTCCTGAAGAAAGCAACCTTGAAAG TGCGCGATCGCGTACGGACAAAAATGGAAAGGGACATCTTAGCTGATGTGAACCATCCCTTTGTGGTGAAACTGCACTATG CattccagacagagggcaagctCTATCTCATCTTGGATTTCCTGAGAGGAGGAGATCTCTTCACTCGGCTTTCCAAAGAG GTAATGTTCACTGAGGAAGATGTGAAGTTCTACCTAGCTGAGCTGGCTCTGGGGCTTGATCATTTACACAGCCTGGGAATCCTATACCGAGACCTCAAACCAGAGAA CATCCTCTTGGATGAAGAAGGACACATCAAACTCACAG ATTTTGGTTTGAGTAAAGAAGCCGTTGACCATGAGAAGAAAGCGTATTCCTTCTGTGGGACAGTGGAATATATGGCACCAGAAGTTGTGAATCGTCAGGGCCACACTCACAGCGCTGACTGGTGGTCATATGGTGTATTAATG TTTGAGATGCTCACTGGCTCCCTGCCGTTCCAGGGAAAAGACCGTAAGGAGACAATGACATTCATTCTCAA agcAAAGCTGGGCATGCCTCAGTTCCTGAGCTCCGAAGCACAGAGTCTCCTGCGAGCCCTTTTCAAAAGGAATCCAGCCAACAGATTAG GTTCTGGTACAGATGGGGCAGAAGAGATAAAGCGTCACCCTTTTTACTCCACCATTGACTGGAAT CAGCTGCACGGCAAGAGTCTCCAGTTTAATGAAGGCTACGTAGTGAGGGAGACTATCGGTGTGGGCTCCTATTCCGTGTGTAAACGCTGCATTCATAAATCCACCAACATGGAATATGCCGTCAAG ATCATTGATAAGAGTAAACGAGACCCTTCTGAGGAGATGGAGATCCTCCTGCGGTACGGGCAGCACCCAAACATCATCACACTGAAAGAT GTGTATGACGACGGGAAGCATGTTTTCCTCGTGACTGAGCTGATGAGAGGAGGAGAGCTGCTGGACAGGATCCTCAGACAGAAGTGTTTCTCTGAGCGGGAGGCCAGTTCTGTGCTGCACACGATCTGTAAAACTGTAGAGTATCTGCATTCTCAAGGG GTAGTTCACAGAGACTTGAAACCCAGCAACATTCTCTATGTGGATGAGTCTGGAAACCCAGAGAGCATTCGCATTTGTGACTTTGGCTTTGCCAAGCAGTTGAGAGCTGAGAATGGCCTTCTCATGACCCCTTGCTACACTGCAAACTTTGTGGCCCCTGAG GTACTAAAACGTCAAGGCTACGATGAGGGATGTGACATCTGGAGTTTAGGGATACTCCTCTATACGATGCTGGCAGG aTACACTCCTTTTGCAAATGGGCCCAGTGACACCCCAGAGGACATCCTGAGCCGAATAGGCGGAGGGAAGTTCACTCTGAAAGGAGGAAATTGGGACACGGTTTCTGAGGCAGCCAAG GATCTGGTAACAAAGATGCTCCATATTGATCCTCACCAGCGCCTGACAGCCAAACAAGTCCTGCAGCATCCCTGGATAACACAGAAGGATAGGttaccccagagccagctgagtCACCAGGATGTACAGCTTGTAAAG GGAGCCATGGTTGCAACATACTCTGCAATAAACAGCTCCAAGCCAAGCCCCCAGCTGAAGCCCATTGAGTCATCCATTCTGGCACAGAGGCGGGTGAAGAAGCTCCCCTCCACCTCACTGTAG